TAATCTCCAACCTCCACAATCATGGATTCCAATTCCGCCTTGTCACATGCGAACAACCTCCTCGCGCGCGCGGAATCCTCAGGCCGCCCACCGGTGTACAAGGCCGTCGGTATTTCACTGGCTGTTGCATCGGGCGTCTTCATCGGTATCTCGTTCGTGGTGAAGAAAATCGGACTGCTGAAGGCAAACGTGAAGTACAATCAGGAGGCCGGTGAGGGATATGGATATCTGAAGAATTTCTGGTGGTGGATTGGCATGACGCTCATGATTGTTGGAGAGATCTGCAATTTTGTGGCGTACGCATTCGTCGATGCGATTTTAGTTACGCCGCTTGGTGCGCTATCGGTTGTGATTACGACGATTCTGTCGGCGATTTTCCTCAAGGAACGACTCAGTTTCGTGGGGAAGATTGGCTGTTTCTGTTGTATCATCGGGTCGGTGACTATTGCTATGAATGCGCCTGAACAGTCGTCTGTCAAGGATATTCAGGGCATGCAGCATTTTGTTATTCAGCCTGGGTTTCTGGTCTATGCTGGATTGATCATCGTTGGAGCTGCCTTTACGGCTCTTTGGGCTGGTCCACGTTATGGAAAGTCGAGCATGTTTGTTTATATCAGTATTTGCAGTATGGTGGGTGGGTTGAGTGTCGTGGCTACTCAGGGCCTGGGCTCTGCTATTCTCGCTCAGATCAATGGCGAGGAGCAGTTCAAGCATTGGTTCCTATACGTCTTGCTTGTGTTTGTTACTGGGACACTGCTTACCGAGATTATTTATCTCAATGTACGCCTTCACCTGGTTCGTGTTGTTATGGCTGTGCTAACTCAACAACACAGAAAGCGCTTAATCTTTTCAATGCCGCTCTTGTCACCCCGACTTACTATGTGATGTTCACTAGCGCTACCATTATCACTTCCGCCATTCTGTTCCAGGGTTTCAAGGGCACAGGAATCCAAATTGCAACTGTGATCATTGGGTTTTTCCAAATATGCGCCGGTGTGGTATTACTGCAGCTTTCCAAATCTGCCAAGGATGTCCCCGATGCTGCTATTTTCAAGGGCGATCTAGATCAGATTCGAGAGGTTGCCGCGGTAGAAGAGCCCGAGTCTGAGCCTAAAGCAGACTCCATTCGCGGTGCGGCCTCTATCATTCGTCGCATTTCGACTGCTCGCCGTACTATGGAATCAGATGAAGCCCGCCGTTTCTTCCGTGATAAGCATGAGGATACCCTGACAGTGCCAGGCGAGAATGAGATAATTGAATGGGATGGCCTGCGCCGGCGCAAGACTGTCCTTGGTGACGGACCAACCATGGCACGACCAATCACACCGCGAACACCCTCGGTCAAACAACATCCACCGTGGGGCATGTCCCGGTTGCCCGCTGATGAGCATGAGGAAGATCATCAACCTAGCACTAAGCAAAGCAGCCATTCTTTCATGGACAACATTCGGTCTCGGGCTACCAGCGTGCTTCATCCTTCCCAATGGAATGCTGTAAATACAGGAGAGGAGAAAAGTTCTAACGTCAATGCACAATCAGTGGGGATGACAGACATGCCACACGAACGTGGCACTGCGGACACCGAATGCCATGGCGCCGGCGTGGCTGGAGGGTTGGAGGCTCCGTTCAACGCAAATCGTCCGCGTAGCGATACGCCGCGGTCTATATCATGGGCAGACAAAAAGCCCGACTCCCTGGCACCCGAATCTCTCGCCAACACTACCCGCCGCCAGTTCTCTTTTAACACCATGATGGGCCGTACGAAGACCGACAGCGAATCTTCCGTCAACCCCGTACCAGGTTCGCCCCGTGGAATCCTACGACGAACGCACCTAGCAGCCGATCTACGCAAGTCCGCAACTGAGGAAGAATCACTCGGTCTCGTCCACGGCGACTCACGCAATTCTCAGCCCGAAGAAGAACCCCTGAACGAAAAGCTAGACCGCTGGTCGAGTGCCGAGTCAGAACTTGGCGAGCCCCAGCCGATCTTCGCAGGGCGACCACACGGCAACTCCGT
The nucleotide sequence above comes from Penicillium digitatum chromosome 1, complete sequence. Encoded proteins:
- a CDS encoding Magnesium transporter NIPA — its product is MDSNSALSHANNLLARAESSGRPPVYKAVGISLAVASGVFIGISFVVKKIGLLKANVKYNQEAGEGYGYLKNFWWWIGMTLMIVGEICNFVAYAFVDAILVTPLGALSVVITTILSAIFLKERLSFVGKIGCFCCIIGSVTIAMNAPEQSSVKDIQGMQHFVIQPGFLVYAGLIIVGAAFTALWAGPRYGKSSMFVYISICSMVGGLSVVATQGLGSAILAQINGEEQFKHWFLYVLLVFVTGTLLTEIIYLNKALNLFNAALVTPTYYVMFTSATIITSAILFQGFKGTGIQIATVIIGFFQICAGVVLLQLSKSAKDVPDAAIFKGDLDQIREVAAVEEPESEPKADSIRGAASIIRRISTARRTMESDEARRFFRDKHEDTLTVPGENEIIEWDGLRRRKTVLGDGPTMARPITPRTPSVKQHPPWGMSRLPADEHEEDHQPSTKQSSHSFMDNIRSRATSVLHPSQWNAVNTGEEKSSNVNAQSVGMTDMPHERGTADTECHGAGVAGGLEAPFNANRPRSDTPRSISWADKKPDSLAPESLANTTRRQFSFNTMMGRTKTDSESSVNPVPGSPRGILRRTHLAADLRKSATEEESLGLVHGDSRNSQPEEEPLNEKLDRWSSAESELGEPQPIFAGRPHGNSVSSNTTAAFPPYEDNYNDYSESNNPYHLPHNRQVTLSPEPLSHEEEGWGQPSSRGSGSRIHTQTDSSVHAQSRAPPPAQSSFSTHRYPNPLPPLPDITPTTTLDLMPTSAEVSGFRPVTSHSDVVTAQTRGHDNPSPTYPARQQSGWRRHMSDNSSHDSETYAARGGRRGSFR